In Synchiropus splendidus isolate RoL2022-P1 chromosome 11, RoL_Sspl_1.0, whole genome shotgun sequence, the DNA window AATCAAAGATTCAGAATGCAACAGACTTTTCTCAACAGCAAACAAAAGTTCCACTCCGATGATGTCTGAAGTCTGTAAAGTCAGTCAGAAAGACAACTGAACAAGCTGATGTCAAACACCAAGAAGCATGAAACAAGTACGATACAAATTGAAAGCAGCGGCTTCTGCTTGCCTTGCAATTGAATACTGACAGAGAAACCTCATCACAAATGTGTATCAGCATGTTAAAAACTAAATCAAGTATACTGATGAATTTTTCAAATTGCATTGATTAAATAATGAGCCATCAGCTCAAGTAAACATGAATCCTAATATTAACTACTTCAAAAATTGAACTAATTTTTGGAATGTGTGGCAAAGACACTTCTATCACAGATCCCAAAAAAGTAACCCTTGAGATATTGTTTTAAGTGCTAGTAATATACAAGGCTTATTATAAAAACTCAATTCTGAGGTGTATTTTAACACAAGGCAGACAATTTTAGCTGATCAATAAAGATGTGAATTGCTGTAGATGTCAGAAGTAAACTAAAAAATATAGACAAATAGATATTTGGGGGAAAGGAGTGTGCAATTCATAAATGATGCCCAAACTCTGAGCATAAAGCGCTCACATCCATTTCATCCAACAGTCCACATGTTTAATCTGGAATGCTGCAGACATTTTTTGCTGCTTGAATGGATGTCCTTGAACTAAAGAGGCACGACTGTCCTCCAAGCAAAAGCCCCCCAAAACCTTTAATCACCAAAGGGACAACAAAAGAATCCTCATTTTGCCGTTCCTCCCTCATCTCCACAGCCTCTTTTTGCCTCCTTAAAAACAACAGATCTAAAAGCTCCCCCACCCATTCCTTGCCTACGCGAAGCCACTCGAGGGCCATGTGAAGTCTGCCGATAGTGGCAGCTCAAAGAAGCCCAGCAAGCTGCTGTGAAGAACAGAAGGGCTTTCGGTTGACTGACCTGCTCACAAGCACATGCTCCATTCGTCTTAATCTACcatcttggttttttttttttttagccctcATAAGTTCATTAGCAACCCATTTGTTGTGAGGAGAACTGGGCCAGTTAGGATACAGCCGAGGGGTAAGGAGCAGGGATAGGCAGATAAACTGGGCAGTTCTGTTTGCAAGAAAACGCAACACATTGCTTTGAGCATGCCTGCAGGGAAAGGCTTTGCTCAGGAGCCCTTTGCCTAAGCTTCAACCACAAAAATCTAAATACTAgcacgcatatatatatatatatatatatatatatatatatatatatatatatatatatatatatatatatatatatatatatatatatatatatcatgaatTGATGGTGTGgaattgtcttgatattttaagttgtcttCATCGATAATTGATACATAgacacttggatatgctgcttttgtttctgAACACTGGTGTTATTTCATTGATCAAGGAAGCGATTAATTCCTCTGTCAGACTGCAGAGTTTAACTGATGATCTAACTGGACTGATGTTATcacaataaacttgtttcatGCACACAATATTCACTTTGATATTACTTCATCATCTGATTTTCCTCCTTtaaatgatggttcttattacatTATATCGCTGAACTGACCGTatcgcaatatattgcaatgtattgtatcaccactTCTGCATTGGGATATGCGTCGTAaaatacctgccaatacacagccccaCTTTTTTTCCATAGCTTGTGACATGCTGCACGTTCGGACGTGCATCCTCTGTTATTGAGTCATCATCTtaactcagtttttttttttctttacattgaaACTTCTATTGTTGTGTTACCTACTATCAAGCCAAAAGAGGTGGGATTACCACAGATATGGCTGGCAGAGGAACAAGTGTGTTTTGTGGCGGCCATTTGTCTCCACGTTTGATTGATTAgaaatgaatgtctttttttttaatggattatACATGCACTTGTCTGCTTTTGTCGTACCACGTGGTTatgaataaaacaagaacaCACAAAGCAGCGGTATCTTCAATAGCATAGCAGTAGCATCATGTGAGCTTCTGCATCGGATCTAAGGCCACTATTTGGAAGAAGAACCCTCAACTTGTGCTTTGGGCAGTCCAGAGGTCTGAGGCACCTCTTTGTGCAACTGATGTCGACAGAGTACACAAGCAGATTGTTTTGTCCACAGGGTTGGAAGCCTGTAGACCTTTGAGAGTATGGGTGATGCACCAACTCCTCCCTTGGCTGCCTTCTGTCCAAGTTTAAGGAGAGAGAGACTATGTCTTGGGCTGCATAACTGCACCTACCTTCTGGGACCTGGGTACAAAACCTGGCCATTAAATCAGCTGATTATTTATGTGACTACATCGACCATATTTCAATCCACCATATTTTGCCACAGGGTACAAAAGTGCtaaatgaaatgtcatttaGAACCAAGACCGGTCTGCGTGACATTGTGGACACAGCAATTATTTTATACTAATGTTAGGAGTTCAAGCAAAAAACATCATAGCCATAAATGGACACAACCATTAAAACATTTGACTCCTTTATCATCTCTCCAGAACTCAAGCATCCATTAGCATTAGTGATTACACATGTACTTAACTATCACCTTGTCAATATGGATCAAAGTAACAAGACTGACATTTCAGttaaaagggtttttttttccccccatgtCACTCGATGTGACCCACTGGTAAACCAAGATCACACCACATGGATGGTCAGAATGGGCATTTGAAAGGTGACCCAGTTAAGAAAAGGGTTTCTTTCCCTCCACAATAGTAGGAAATGGAACAGTTTCAGCAGGGTATTTATGGATCCAATATATCAGTGTTTCTTTGTCATATTACTGCTTTATACATTTCACATTCAGCACGTTAATGATAAGACAATATATGGATAAGACATGAGTAATGAGACACCAGAATATGggttattaattattatttctataAATGATCATCTTCTGTAATGGTCCAATACAATGTGGCCTGCTGAAATAGTAGTTTGTCTTGATGGCTAAATTGGGCGTCCAGAGTGTGTCGGTCAGATCCACCACAGCTAAAGGCCCATTGTGCAAAAACCTACTCACCGGCTCCCGGGTGTCTGTGAGCTCCGTGGGAAGGGTGTCGCTGCGCTCCTGCGGGCAGGTAGCTGgcggactgctgctgctgctggttgtcCGGGTAGCTGCGACCACCGTGATGCGGCGTCCAGCCAGCGCTGCCTTGCTGCGGGTAGCTCATCCCGCCTCCCCCAGCGGCGTTCACCAAACTCCCGTTGCCGACCGCACTACCGCCGCCGTTGGCTCCGACATTGCTGTTACTGTTATTAACGCCGAAATGATAGAAGCCAGAGCGCGAGCGGGATCGCGTCCTCGGGGGGTCCATGGCGGTTGACGGacgtgcaggaggttgagaaaCGACCAGGATCCTCCCTCTACACTCGAATTCTGCCTTGCCAAGTATTGACCTACTGCATCTAAACCTGCTTTAATTACGATGACGACGCCGACGAAGCACCACCTGCACCGGCTCACTGTGATCCCATCGATTTAATCCCACATTTTATCGAGAATATTGTCAATAAACGCGCTCCCTACGGTCAACTAGTTCCTCATTACCTTTTCAAGTGTAACGGTTTCCCGTCTGATCCAACACTAACACGTACTAATAACGAACTTTTCTTCTCTTGTACTTATCGAGGAGGTGAAAAGAATAACACATCAAGAGAACGTCACGATGCCAAAGTTAAAAcccacaacacaaacaagatGGCTAGCTACTCACTAAGTGTTAGCACACCGAAGCAAACCAACTGTTCATGTTTGGCAAGCGGGCCAGCAGCACCGTTTAAACTACGAGTTAGAGAGAGTGCGGAGTATTTCAGCTACACCCACCGCTGTTCATTAGTTATACTCGGTCCTTCATTTGCATATGTTGGCTTTTCCAGCGAGCCCGAGGCTAACAGGAAGCAGGCGAAACAAGTCCACCGATGCCGACGTTACCAAGCAGCAAACGTCGCGCAGGAGCAAGGCTGGACCAGGAAAACGACGCTTGAGGCGTACGGCCCACACCTACGCACGCAGACATTCACGCTCTCTGCAAAATGCGAGCAAAAATACTGTAATTTAAATCCCCTTTCTCGACACGGAGTGTTTTTCTGTGGTCAACGGGGAGTATTAGTGGAGATCAATCAATGGGAGGTTCACATCTAAGTCCAGGCCAAGCCAATCGAATACAGACTCCGTTGCTCATGAAACAGCCGTAAATGACCTTGTTATTGCCTTGCGGTCCGATGGATCATATATTAAAGCACTGATAAATGACGACAGAGTAAAGCTGCAGATGAACGGGTGTTGCATCCGATATTTTACAGCATCGGAGCGATTGCGCTCGATTAGTCTAGTCTGGAGACCTGCAGGCAGCTGCTCAGCTCATTAATAATGAATCAGTTAAAGAGCAGAAATACTACAATTAACCGTCTGAACGTGATTATCTGCAGCTGTCTGGATGGACAGATCTCCCCTTTTCACTCGTCTGAGATCGTGATATGAAGCGGTTTCATGCTCGTGTTTCTGATCTCAGCTGTGTAAGTTACACAGCTGTTGAATGAGCTGTGTTGAAGAAACCGACATAACCAGGATCAAACAATGTCACCAGCTGGCGTTACACGGAAAACGACTCCGTGCTACCAGCTCACCAAACTACACGAACAGACCAGGCCAAAAAAATGCCTTGTGTATTCTAGATGACATCCACAGTAGTGCGATTGTCTTGGGTCGTGGCGGCAGCAGCTGACATAAAAAGGCCACATTTTGCCAACATCACAAGCTTGGCTGGAGAGCATTCCAAGATCAACTCCAATTTATATTCTCGTGCTGGCTCTGTCTCGGGGCCTCCTTCCAGACAGTCATTGCCTAAAACCACCCACCAGGTTAGGCATCAAGGAGACATCCTGACAGAGCCAACTGCAACAGCCTCGACTGATGTGAGGAAATTCCATCTTTTTCCAAGATGGTCAAGCTTCTCACTCTGAGTCCTTCCACCGTGTAGAGAAAACTCCCTTTCGGCCTTTGTTTCTGTACCTTCGACCACCACTGGAGCCACTTAATACATTACTactaaacaacaaaagaaaaaaattcttCATAGACACATTGAAAGCGTCCAACACCCACAGTTcaaacagagaaaaatgtgatcaagtcaaaataaaacacattccatACAGTGTGTATAAAAAAGGTTCACATGATAGTTATATAAACAAGCAGACTTTATTTCCACTACTTGCATCAtattatgaaaacaaatatgaacGGCGACGAGAGGTCCGTGTTTTAGTGCTTCATCCACCTCATAAAAAATTCACTCAAATAAGAAACTAAACTGAAATGTGCTGCCCAAATCGACTTAGGAGACAGACAATAAATGAATTGGGACATGGAGAATGTTCCTTGCGATCACAGCCAAAAACCAGGTTTATCTCCTGCGGTGGCGAACTCTTTGCTTCAGGGAGACGAGGTTTCTACCGTTGATCTCATGGTTACTGCATGAGTACAAATCACCACGTTTGATCCTTCTTGATTTGGCCCAGCGTTCTCCGCTTCTCCGTCTGTTCTTgtctcctccatcttccttcCTCTTCGGAGATTTAGCCTCCTGTTCTTTGGTTTTGAAACTGCATGAGGTGAAGTCGTCTTCGTTGGGATACATCTGAGCTCTGAGCAAGAGTCCACCTTGACGACGGGCCTGAGCCTCCCTCCGCAgcctcttcacttcctgtctctctctgcgTCTGTCAGGCCAGGTCTTCCTTTGACTGCTCCAGGTACGTTTGCTCCTTCGGCTCCGCCCCAAGTTGTCCTCCTCACTTTGCCCCGTCTCATCCGACAAATGGTCTGAAGACTTTCCAGAGTTTGAAAGTTCTGTAAATAAATCCAAGAGTGTTTAATAAAATGGGAGTGCTTGAGTGGCGTAATAGGTAACACCTTTTTGCCTTTTGTGCATCCTGGAGAGACGCAAGAGGACGTCCTCCAGCGTGTCGTAGAGACAGACGTAAGGGACAGTGGGAAACGTACCACTCATCATTCTCCTCTTGGAGCACTCCTGACAGAGACAGCAGGTAAGATGCATGAATGGGaaagaagaattaaaaaatgGTACGTCTGGTTGCCTGGTTTAAATTCTCTTCACCTCAATGAATGCAAACCGAGACGGGCACAGCAAATAAAGTCGACGTATAACGTTGTACAGGGgaataaatgaagaagaaacaaagcCCTAAAAGTGCTCTGTGGAAGAGATTCTGAACTGACACTTTAGCTGCGAGACTTATTTATGCAGTTCCACCCAACACCAGACAAATGAACAGGCTGGATTCCTAACACTTGGAATTATGTGGGAAGGAAATGCGTCTTCTTGGCCCTTTGGGCTCTTTTGTGTTCCAAGACATCCAATTAGCAAATACACTGAGGGCCAGTGGGCAGTATggttcatttgttttgcataaAAACTGAGGTTAACAGTTATTTAGGGAGATAAAATCACCAACCATACAGCTGCATTCAAGACCCAGATCTTATCTTTCTTTCACAGCTCATTTTAAAGAGGGGGAACTACCTACAGGTTTgggtgatatttattttttttctcaccaaaGTGAGCTAATAAACTGCACCCTATCTCGGGCTACTTACATGGCCATAATGTCCACGTTCAGAACAGTTGTAACACTGTCTTTTACTGTGCCGACGGGCGTCACCTGCCACTGGTCTGAGTGGAACCTCGGGTCGGACCtgcaaaatgtaaataaaagcatgtctGAACGCGGCTTTCGTTGACTTCTTGGAAGTGTTGTGGACACGCCCACAGCTGCAGGCTGCTTCTGCGTCATGCAAACACCTCTGCAGGCTAACCGCAAGTCTATGGTGAATGACATGCATCGGAACATTTAGAGATCATTCTCATGGAAAGTATGGAGCTTACGGTCAAGTGGTATTGTCTCCATGTGTCAGGACAAACCTGCAGACAAGAGAAAATGACTCACTCATCAGACAGAAAAGCTGGGCTGATGAGGAATTGTTCAGTCAGACGGAGATCGAGCCAACACATGCCCGACGCCACAGCAACTGTCAACACACACCTGACAGATTCTTTCACCGGAACCATAAAAACATCAGACTTGAAAGGTGGCAAACTCACATCTGCGAGGTGCCCCGTCATCCCACAGCGCTGGCAATACTGGTGCCAAACTGGGGGAGAATCACAAGCCTTGAGGCCGTGAGCCGGCAGCCCACAGCTGAGACAGGGACGACTGGGGCAGGTCCTTTGAAAATGCCCTTGGAGTCCACAGAGGACACATGTGGGGCTTTTCTATGGGAAGAGAAACACACATCTTTTttcaaatagaaaataaagacaaagttTCCGTAAAGAAAATACACATCGCTCTGgaatttatattcatattataGAACGCTGACTCAACCAAAGCCAGGATTCAGCTGGTGTAAGGGGCAGAGAGAGCTGCCAGTGACAATTCAAAGAACCCTGCAGGTCCCCAGAAGCAATGTCTGAGATATTCACAAGCTAACTGTCATTTGTCCTCAGCCAGGACCTGTGAAACTGACTAAATGAAACAAGTGAGGTGCTCATATTTTACAGTTACATTTTAGTGTAATGCGATTACTCAAAGGAATTGTATTTCATAGCAGTTAATTGACATATATATCAAGGAACTACTTGAAACAAACATAAACCACCTGTTTCTCAATAGCTACaattgaaaaggaaaataaatgcgTAGTATTTTTGTGCATATTCACCTTAATCTGGAGTGTTCTGGTGAGGTAACTTGTCTTAGGTCGGCTGCAAAGCGTCGATAAGTGATCAGGCATGAAATAGCGGCCACGCAGATGCTGACCACTGGGGTTCTGGACGAGAGGGAAAACACAATTGTGTGGAACACGCTTTTGAATAACACAATGACATGAAGCAGACAGTCTCCCACACAACCAGataaatgatgtatttttgcttcctctgtgttgtttttatccAGCCACAGATAAAAATAAAGTTGAACATTTGTTGGTTAGAATGCTATTACTGTGATTAAAAAAACCAACCTTGTCCATCTCTGAAACGACCCATGGATCTT includes these proteins:
- the LOC128767798 gene encoding zinc finger CCHC domain-containing protein 7-like, whose translation is MSSAGRDERFFIEAPSDSDDDEEARSISRMDGRVKEEAAHHGDGGSSPIILAFSEHRSSMIQSCSDSMEEEDCEQSIEDWMILGQGEEEGDSCIQLNISYRNSSEEDSDNEGLSEDPWVVSEMDKNPSGQHLRGRYFMPDHLSTLCSRPKTSYLTRTLQIKKSPTCVLCGLQGHFQRTCPSRPCLSCGLPAHGLKACDSPPVWHQYCQRCGMTGHLADVCPDTWRQYHLTVRPEVPLRPVAGDARRHSKRQCYNCSERGHYGHECSKRRMMSGTFPTVPYVCLYDTLEDVLLRLSRMHKRQKELSNSGKSSDHLSDETGQSEEDNLGRSRRSKRTWSSQRKTWPDRRRERQEVKRLRREAQARRQGGLLLRAQMYPNEDDFTSCSFKTKEQEAKSPKRKEDGGDKNRRRSGERWAKSRRIKRGDLYSCSNHEINGRNLVSLKQRVRHRRR